A stretch of the Alnus glutinosa chromosome 6, dhAlnGlut1.1, whole genome shotgun sequence genome encodes the following:
- the LOC133870200 gene encoding uncharacterized protein LOC133870200 produces the protein MDSGNSGSMQSSSGGEEEYDSRAESSAPAFFNNMPPTHYGSMSNPRPSFFHQHQNHQANLFDLSSNYLHPFSQPQPNSNPNSTDLGNLPLDSSSFSLNRLSSSVRSSSPAAPELNQGSIRPGHDNGARATAQRNTKKRTRATRRAPTTVLTTDTSNFRAMVQEFTGIPSPPFSGSPYSRRLDLFGTSSALRSGTFYPLRRPSAEKVQPSPFVMSSSSSSSTSMFNHTMVVDGTNVANSTLNNYHQVPSNLGQIPRQPQSMLNMQNPNILTFQSLPQPHIPGFGAPSPGSLALPSLEELGMSHGHANLNLGGLPNHGAGLNDGRSSQEHLRPLDGNYGNSPRVGGCKLNYSASSSSDFNVHDKSLENVSGRGEGTVDSWLCHSG, from the coding sequence ATGGATTCTGGTAATAGTGGAAGTATGCAATCTTCTAGCGGTGGTGAAGAAGAGTATGATTCACGGGCAGAGTCATCTGCCCCAGCCTTCTTTAATAATATGCCTCCTACCCACTACGGCTCCATGTCAAACCCACGCCCTTCGTTCTTTCATCAACACCAAAACCACCAGGCCAATTTGTTTGATCTTTCCTCTAATTATCTCCATCCTTTCTCTCAACCTCAACCAAATTCAAATCCCAATTCCACCGACCTCGGGAACCTACCTCTGGACTCTTCATCATTCAGTTTGAATAGATTATCCAGCTCGGTGAGGAGTTCGAGCCCGGCTGCTCCCGAACTTAACCAGGGTTCGATACGGCCAGGCCACGACAATGGTGCACGAGCTACAGCGCAACGCAACACCAAGAAGCGAACTAGAGCGACAAGGCGAGCACCCACGACTGTTCTCACCACGGACACATCGAATTTCAGGGCAATGGTGCAAGAATTCACCGGGATTCCCTCGCCGCCTTTTTCCGGCTCGCCCTACTCCCGCCGGCTTGATCTCTTCGGCACTAGCTCAGCCTTGCGGTCGGGAACTTTTTACCCTTTACGACGTCCTTCTGCTGAAAAGGTCCAGCCATCACCATTTGTCAtgtcttcctcctcttcttcttctacttcgaTGTTCAACCATACCATGGTCGTTGATGGTACAAATGTTGCTAATTCAACCTTAAATAACTACCACCAAGTCCCATCTAATCTAGGCCAGATTCCCCGACAGCCTCAAAGTATGTTAAACATGCAAAACCCAAATATTCTCACATTCCAGTCTCTTCCGCAGCCACATATTCCCGGATTTGGTGCACCGTCTCCGGGAAGTCTAGCCCTGCCATCCCTTGAGGAATTAGGTATGAGCCACGGACATGCCAATCTGAACCTTGGTGGGCTACCAAATCATGGAGCTGGATTAAACGACGGGAGATCAAGTCAGGAGCATTTGAGGCCGTTGGATGGGAATTATGGGAATTCGCCGCGCGTCGGTGGCTGTAAGTTGAATTATTCAGCATCTTCATCATCGGATTTTAACGTCCATGACAAGTCTTTGGAGAATGTGTCTGGTAGGGGTGAAGGTACGGTTGATTCATGGCTTTGTCATTCTGGTTAA